The window GCGCCGGATAGAGGCGGTCCTGCACCGTCCGCGCCGCCGCGATGTGTAGCGCGGTCGGGAAGCTGTCGTTTGATGATTGCGCCATATTGACGTGATCATTGGGATGAACGGGCGCCTTGCCGCCGCGCTTGCCCGCCAGCGCCTCGTTCGCGCGGCCGGCGATCACTTCGTTGACGTTCATGTTGGTCTGCGTGCCCGAACCCGTCTGCCAGATGACGAGGGGGAATTGATCGTCGAGCTTGCCCGCGACCACCTCGGCCGCCGCCGCCTCGATCGCGTCGGCGACCTTGGCGTCGAGGCCATGCCGGCGATTCACCCGCGCCGCCGCCTGCTTCACGATCGCGAGCGCATGCGGGATCGCGATCGGCATCCGTTCGCGCTCGCCAAAGGGAAAATTGCCGATCGATCGCTGGGTCTGCGCGCCCCAATAGGCCGAGGCCGGCACCTCGATCGGGCCGAAGCTGTCGGTTTCGGTGCGCGTATCAGCCATGTGGGAATCTCCTACTTGCGAATCGATCGCAACATAGGACGATCAGCCGTCAGGCCAAGCGATTACTTCTTGCGGGTGAAATCGATCGAAACGACGTTCGATCCGTCCTCGACCGGGGTCGCGATCGGCGCGTCGTTACCCGCGGTCTCATGCTCGGGCTCGTCTTCATCGTCGGCCTGCGCCTGGAACTGCAGCGCGAAGTTGACCGCCGGATCGACGAAGCCCGTCACCGCGCCGAACGGGATGATCAGCTTGGCCGGAACCTGATTGAACGACAGGCCGACTTCGAACCCGTCGGGCTTCACCTTCAGATCCCAGAAGCGATTCTGGATGACGATCGTCATCTCGTCCGGGAAACGTTCGACGAGGTGCTTGGGGATGTCGACTCCCGGCGCGCCTGTCTTGAACGTGATGTAGAAATGGTGCTCGCCGGGCAGCCCGCCCGCGCTTTCGACCTCGCCCAGCACGCGGCCCACAACGGCGCGCAGCGCCTCCTGGACGATCTCGTCATAGGGAATCAGGCTGTCGGGCGCTTGGTCGCTCATGGCGCTTTAGGTGAACGCCCCCGCCCGCCGGGTCAAGTCGTGCGTTGCAGTGCGGCGTCGACCCGTTATAGGC is drawn from Sphingomonas crocodyli and contains these coding sequences:
- a CDS encoding SspB family protein, yielding MSDQAPDSLIPYDEIVQEALRAVVGRVLGEVESAGGLPGEHHFYITFKTGAPGVDIPKHLVERFPDEMTIVIQNRFWDLKVKPDGFEVGLSFNQVPAKLIIPFGAVTGFVDPAVNFALQFQAQADDEDEPEHETAGNDAPIATPVEDGSNVVSIDFTRKK